A single region of the Acidobacteriota bacterium genome encodes:
- a CDS encoding M20 family metallopeptidase, protein MDPLHEQMRTWRRDFHRHPELAFEEVETSGKVAALLESFGGLEVHRGLAGTGVVGVLRSGSSDRSIALRADMDALPIEEENEFEHRSRNPGKMHACGHDGHTAMLLGAAKHLSEHRSFDGTVYFFFQPAEEKDGGARVMIEEGLFEQFPAEEVYGVHNYPGMDVGNFGLCAGPLMAAIDVFEFAVTSAGGHAAFPHGTVDPIPIGAEIVLALQTIVARNVDPLHSAVITVARVHGGHADNVIPSRVVHGGCVRAFLPEVQKLVERRMHQIGRGICTAHGAGFEFQYRPYYPATVNHAEQTEKAANAAREVGREVTTSLAPVMGSEDFAYMLQERPGAFMFLGNGESAGLHTPRYDFNDDVLPVGMRYWTTLVETQLSA, encoded by the coding sequence ATGGATCCGCTGCACGAACAGATGCGCACCTGGCGCCGGGACTTCCACCGCCACCCCGAACTCGCGTTCGAGGAGGTGGAAACCAGCGGCAAGGTGGCGGCGCTGCTCGAGTCCTTCGGCGGCCTCGAGGTCCATCGCGGCCTCGCCGGCACCGGGGTCGTCGGCGTGCTCAGGTCCGGCTCGTCCGATCGCAGCATCGCGCTCCGCGCGGACATGGACGCTCTGCCGATCGAGGAGGAGAACGAGTTCGAGCACCGCTCCCGGAACCCCGGCAAGATGCACGCCTGCGGCCACGACGGCCACACCGCGATGCTGCTCGGCGCCGCGAAGCACCTGAGCGAGCACCGGTCCTTCGACGGCACCGTCTATTTCTTCTTCCAGCCAGCGGAGGAGAAGGACGGCGGCGCCCGCGTGATGATCGAGGAGGGACTGTTCGAGCAGTTTCCGGCCGAGGAGGTCTACGGCGTTCACAACTACCCGGGAATGGACGTCGGCAACTTCGGCCTCTGCGCCGGGCCGTTGATGGCCGCGATCGACGTGTTCGAGTTCGCGGTGACCAGCGCCGGGGGACATGCCGCGTTTCCCCACGGCACGGTGGATCCGATCCCGATCGGGGCCGAGATCGTGCTTGCCCTGCAGACGATCGTGGCCCGCAACGTGGATCCGCTCCATAGCGCGGTGATCACGGTGGCCCGGGTCCACGGCGGGCACGCGGACAACGTGATTCCGAGCCGGGTCGTTCACGGCGGCTGCGTCCGTGCCTTCCTGCCCGAGGTGCAGAAGCTGGTCGAGCGCCGAATGCACCAGATCGGTCGCGGCATCTGTACCGCCCACGGCGCCGGCTTCGAGTTCCAGTACCGCCCCTACTACCCGGCCACCGTGAACCACGCCGAGCAGACCGAGAAGGCCGCCAACGCCGCCCGCGAGGTGGGCAGGGAAGTCACCACCAGCCTTGCTCCCGTGATGGGATCCGAAGACTTCGCCTACATGCTCCAGGAGCGCCCGGGCGCGTTCATGTTCCTCGGGAACGGCGAGAGCGCCGGCCTCCACACCCCCCGCTACGACTTCAACGACGACGTCCTTCCCGTCGGCATGCGCTACTGGACCACCCTCGTCGAGACGCAGCTCTCGGCCTGA
- a CDS encoding alpha/beta hydrolase → MATVLAAVVALFAFTGAYAQSEAVAKTFEASDGTTIHYQVQGRGDPIVLLHGITSSGDSNWRATGIMDRLAEEFQVIAVDQRGHGESGKPHDPAMYGEQMARDVVELLNHMKLQQVNVIGYSMGGYITMKLVALAPDRLMSAVVAGAGWPHADLRDQHLFDDLAGSLETGKGVGPLVELLWPAEQPPTPEQLQAMGNMMLGTNDPMALAAVVRGMAGLDVSAALLRVNQVPILNIIGSEDPLKPSADALVGVMGDHRLHVIEGANHLTTLLNPEFFDTVRAFLIELCNCA, encoded by the coding sequence TTGGCCACCGTTCTGGCGGCGGTGGTCGCACTGTTCGCCTTCACCGGCGCCTACGCCCAGAGCGAGGCCGTCGCAAAGACGTTCGAGGCGAGCGACGGCACCACGATCCACTACCAGGTACAGGGCCGCGGCGATCCGATCGTGCTCCTGCACGGCATCACGTCCTCGGGCGACTCGAACTGGCGCGCCACCGGCATCATGGACCGGCTGGCCGAGGAGTTCCAGGTCATCGCGGTCGACCAGCGAGGACACGGCGAAAGCGGCAAGCCCCACGATCCGGCGATGTACGGCGAGCAGATGGCCCGCGACGTCGTCGAGCTGTTGAACCACATGAAGCTGCAGCAGGTGAACGTGATCGGCTACTCGATGGGCGGCTACATCACGATGAAGCTCGTGGCCCTGGCGCCGGACCGGTTGATGTCGGCCGTCGTGGCCGGCGCCGGCTGGCCTCACGCCGACCTGCGCGACCAGCACCTCTTCGACGATCTCGCCGGATCGCTGGAGACCGGCAAGGGCGTCGGGCCTCTGGTCGAACTGCTCTGGCCCGCCGAGCAGCCGCCCACGCCGGAGCAACTCCAGGCCATGGGCAACATGATGCTCGGCACGAACGACCCGATGGCCCTGGCCGCGGTTGTCCGCGGCATGGCCGGCCTCGACGTCAGCGCCGCTCTCCTCCGCGTCAACCAGGTCCCGATCCTGAACATCATCGGCAGCGAGGACCCCCTCAAGCCCTCAGCCGACGCCCTGGTCGGCGTCATGGGGGATCACCGTCTGCACGTGATCGAAGGCGCCAACCACCTCACGACGCTGCTCAACCCCGAGTTCTTCGACACCGTCCGAGCCTTCCTCATCGAACTCTGCAACTGCGCGTAG